TGCAGGATACCTGCATGACGAAGTTTGCGTAATTTAGCGGCAGGTGAGCATAGAGAGCCGGAGAATTTAGCAACCAGTGCAGGAATCAGGGAGAGGGAGTTCTCGGCAAATGCCTGTCCCAGAGCCACGGCAGTCGACGTTGCCATGGGAACAAGTGCTCGTCTTCGGCCTAGTGATGGACGGTGAATCGTGGAGGGACGTCCTCCAGGGGATGGCAGGCGAGTTGGAGTGTCGCGGTGTGGTCTCGAAGGAATACGTCTCCGCCCTGTTACAGCGCGAAGAACAGTTCCCCACCGGCCTCCCCACTGAACCGGTCGGGGTGGCCATCCCACACGCGGACGCTCAGTTCGTCCGTAGTCCAGCTATCGCCGTGGCAAAGCTCCGCCGACCGGTCTTATTTCGACGCATGGATTTGCCGTCAACTGAGGTTGCGGTGAGTCTGGTGGTGATGCTGGCTATCCACCAAGCCGAGTGGCAGGTGCGGCTGCTCGAAGCAGTGGCTCGAGTCTTGCAAGATCCGGGGCTGATCGGGGAACTCGCTTCCGCCACGTCCGGGGACGAGCTTCGGCAAGTCTTTCTAGCAAGTCTACGCGGCTGTGAGGCTGGAGATGAATCGGCGGGACCAAGCCGCAAGACAGGGGGGCTGTGTTGTGAAGCAGACGTATGACCCTGCGATATTCGAGCACATCATGGAAGGGCTGGAGACTGACCAGCACGTTGTAGCAACTTACTACTTCGAACAGGAAGACGTGACCGACCACTTGGAACTTGTAGGTTTCATGACCCTGGAGGCGTCCACAGGGGGCTGGATCGATTTTCCGGGTGAGACGCCGGACGTGAGGAAGAACCTGGGGGCCAAGGTCGTGGGGTACTACCCGGTTCCTCAGGTGCGGGAAGGCGTCAAGGGTGCCATCGTTCAAGTAGCGTTCCCCTTGAAGGGCCCGGTCGGATGGGAAGGGGACATTCCCATGCTCCTCACCGCGGTGGCCGGGAACATCACCTCAATGCCTGGGCGGGTGATACTGGAGGACATATGGTTTCCCAAGTCACTGTGCAACGTTTTTCCCGGGCCGAGGTTCGGTGTGGACGGGATTAGAGAGCTTCTTGGCGTGCCGGATCGCCCACTGGTTAACATGATGATCAAACCTAAATTGGGTCTCCCCCCGAAGGTCATCGCCGAGATGTGTTACGAGGCGGCCATGGGTGGGGTGGACCACATCAAGGATGACGAGATGCTGGCCGAGACCTATAACTGTACGTTCGAAGATCGGGTGCGGGAAGTC
The sequence above is drawn from the Bacillota bacterium genome and encodes:
- a CDS encoding PTS sugar transporter subunit IIA, with the translated sequence MDGESWRDVLQGMAGELECRGVVSKEYVSALLQREEQFPTGLPTEPVGVAIPHADAQFVRSPAIAVAKLRRPVLFRRMDLPSTEVAVSLVVMLAIHQAEWQVRLLEAVARVLQDPGLIGELASATSGDELRQVFLASLRGCEAGDESAGPSRKTGGLCCEADV